A genomic region of Caulobacter vibrioides contains the following coding sequences:
- the mfd gene encoding transcription-repair coupling factor, which translates to MSYDAKQIAKAAGGLTLAGAPEGFDALVMADIARARGGLTAFVARDTARAGAFIDAVKFFAPEIEAVLLPSWDCLPYDRIGPSSGVSATRMATLARLARGLGDSKAAILVIAAPALLQRVPTKDVLLRASYSAKVGNSVDIKDLERYFAVNGYTRASTVSERGEFAIRGGVIDVYPPAAEEPVRLDLFGDTLESIRAFDPETQRSTKQLKEIDLLPVSEALLDADGISRFRKGYVAEFGAPGDDPLYAAVSEGGRRAGLEHWLPLFYERMATLFDYLPAGALIGVDHQATEARDERLAMIQDAYEARASADRKSAYRPLAPEALYLTAEEWERELSDRTHRRFTPFQPQGLDVVDLGAKLGRVFAAERAQDSVNLFEATADHAKALTAQGKRVLFASWSEGSSERLGTMLADHGLKKIPYAGYWQAAKANDPKVPQRVVLPLDHGFETDSLAVISETDILGDRLARPRKKRRAANFLAEASALTPGDLVVHIDHGIGRYEGLKTLDVQGAPHDCLDLLYGGEAKLYLPVENIDLLTRYGAADAENVQLDKLGGAAWQGRKAKAKERLRVMAEGLIQIAAARQLKHVEETDPPHGVFDEFCARFPYEETDDQLSAIHDVLEDLSSGKPMDRLICGDVGFGKTEVALRAAFVVAMSGKQVAIVCPTTLLARQHYKTFKDRFQGWPVKVTRLSRLVTGKEAAETREGLANGQFEIVVGTHAILSKQVSFKDLGLVIVDEEQHFGVKHKEKLKELRADVHMLTLTATPIPRTLQMALSGIREMSIIATPPVDRLAVRTYISPFDPVTLREALLREKYRGGQSYYVVPRIKDLEDIEKFLRTQVPEVKYVVGHGQMAATQLEDVMTAFYEGQYDVLLATTIVESGLDIPSANTLIVHRADMFGLAQLYQIRGRVGRSKARAYAYLTTPAEKSLTLSAEKRLQVLQSLDSLGAGFQLASHDLDQRGGGNLLGDEQSGHIKEIGVELYQQMLEDAVAELRQRQGQEALLEDRGWSPQINTGAAVMIPDDYVPDLNVRLSLYRRLSDAEQAADREALAAEMIDRFGPLPPETDSLLKVVAIKGLCREANVAKIDVGPKGAVASFRGDNYANPLGLMQHVAKNSLIWKVRPDQKVVIKGEWDTPAQRLDAAEKILTVLAKLAKG; encoded by the coding sequence GCCTGCCTTACGATCGGATCGGTCCGTCGTCGGGCGTTTCGGCCACCCGCATGGCGACACTCGCGCGGCTGGCTCGGGGGCTTGGCGACAGCAAGGCTGCGATCCTGGTGATCGCCGCACCGGCGCTTCTGCAGCGCGTGCCGACCAAGGATGTCCTCCTGCGCGCCTCGTACTCGGCCAAGGTCGGTAACAGCGTCGATATCAAGGACCTTGAGCGCTATTTCGCCGTCAACGGCTACACGCGCGCCTCGACGGTCTCGGAGCGGGGCGAGTTCGCGATCCGGGGCGGGGTGATCGACGTCTACCCGCCGGCCGCCGAGGAGCCGGTGCGGCTCGATTTGTTCGGCGACACGCTGGAGAGCATCCGCGCCTTCGATCCCGAGACCCAGCGCTCGACCAAGCAACTGAAGGAGATCGACCTTCTGCCGGTCAGCGAGGCGTTGCTGGACGCTGATGGCATCTCGCGCTTCCGCAAGGGTTATGTCGCCGAGTTCGGCGCGCCGGGCGATGATCCGCTGTACGCCGCCGTCAGCGAGGGCGGCCGTCGCGCCGGTCTCGAGCACTGGTTGCCGCTGTTCTACGAGCGGATGGCGACCCTGTTCGACTATCTGCCGGCAGGAGCCCTGATCGGCGTCGATCACCAGGCCACCGAAGCGCGCGATGAGCGCCTGGCCATGATCCAGGACGCCTATGAGGCGCGCGCCAGCGCCGATCGCAAGTCGGCCTATCGTCCGCTGGCGCCCGAGGCCTTGTACCTGACCGCCGAGGAGTGGGAGCGCGAGCTCTCCGACCGCACCCATCGCCGCTTCACGCCGTTCCAGCCGCAGGGTCTGGACGTCGTCGATCTGGGCGCCAAGCTTGGCCGGGTGTTCGCCGCCGAGCGCGCCCAGGACAGCGTCAATCTCTTCGAAGCGACCGCCGACCACGCCAAGGCGCTGACCGCTCAAGGCAAGCGCGTGCTATTCGCCTCGTGGTCGGAGGGCTCGTCCGAGCGCCTGGGGACCATGCTGGCCGACCACGGCCTGAAGAAGATCCCCTATGCCGGCTACTGGCAGGCGGCCAAGGCCAATGACCCCAAGGTCCCACAGCGGGTTGTCCTGCCGCTGGACCACGGCTTTGAGACCGACAGCCTGGCGGTCATCTCCGAAACCGACATCCTGGGCGACCGCCTGGCCCGCCCGCGCAAGAAGCGCCGCGCCGCCAACTTCCTGGCCGAGGCCAGCGCGCTCACGCCCGGCGACCTCGTCGTCCACATCGACCACGGCATCGGTCGGTATGAGGGCCTCAAGACGCTCGACGTGCAGGGCGCGCCGCACGACTGCCTGGACCTGCTGTATGGCGGCGAGGCCAAGCTCTATCTGCCCGTCGAGAATATCGACCTCTTGACCCGCTACGGCGCGGCCGACGCCGAGAACGTCCAGCTGGACAAGCTGGGTGGCGCGGCCTGGCAGGGCCGCAAGGCCAAGGCCAAGGAACGGCTGCGGGTCATGGCCGAGGGCCTGATCCAGATCGCCGCCGCCCGCCAGCTGAAACATGTCGAGGAAACCGACCCGCCGCACGGCGTGTTCGACGAGTTCTGCGCCCGCTTCCCCTACGAGGAGACGGACGACCAGCTCAGCGCCATCCACGACGTTCTGGAAGACCTGTCGTCCGGCAAGCCGATGGACCGCCTGATCTGCGGCGACGTCGGCTTTGGCAAGACGGAAGTCGCCCTACGCGCCGCCTTCGTGGTGGCGATGAGCGGAAAGCAGGTGGCGATCGTCTGCCCGACGACGCTGCTGGCCCGCCAGCACTACAAGACCTTCAAGGACCGCTTCCAGGGCTGGCCGGTCAAGGTCACGCGCCTGTCGCGCCTGGTCACCGGCAAGGAAGCCGCCGAGACCCGCGAGGGCCTGGCCAACGGCCAGTTCGAGATCGTGGTCGGCACCCACGCCATCCTGTCCAAGCAGGTGTCGTTCAAGGACCTGGGCCTCGTCATCGTCGACGAGGAGCAGCACTTCGGGGTCAAGCACAAGGAGAAGCTGAAAGAGCTTCGCGCCGACGTGCACATGCTGACCCTGACCGCCACGCCGATCCCGCGCACCCTGCAGATGGCGCTGTCGGGCATCCGGGAGATGTCGATCATCGCCACCCCGCCGGTCGATCGCCTGGCGGTGCGCACCTACATCAGCCCGTTCGATCCGGTCACCCTGCGCGAGGCCCTGCTGCGCGAGAAGTATCGCGGCGGCCAGTCCTACTACGTTGTGCCGCGCATCAAGGACCTGGAGGACATCGAGAAGTTCCTCCGCACCCAGGTCCCCGAGGTGAAGTACGTCGTCGGCCACGGTCAGATGGCGGCCACCCAGCTAGAAGACGTGATGACGGCCTTCTACGAGGGCCAGTACGACGTGCTTCTGGCGACGACGATCGTCGAAAGTGGCCTGGATATCCCGTCGGCCAACACCCTGATCGTCCACCGCGCCGACATGTTCGGTCTGGCCCAGCTCTATCAGATCCGGGGCCGCGTCGGCCGGTCCAAGGCCCGCGCCTACGCCTATCTGACGACGCCCGCCGAGAAGTCCCTGACCTTGTCGGCCGAGAAGCGCCTGCAGGTGCTGCAGTCGCTGGACAGCCTGGGCGCCGGCTTCCAGCTGGCCAGCCACGACCTGGACCAGCGCGGCGGTGGCAACCTCTTGGGCGACGAGCAGAGCGGCCATATCAAGGAGATCGGGGTCGAGCTCTACCAGCAGATGCTGGAAGACGCCGTCGCCGAGCTACGCCAGCGGCAGGGCCAGGAAGCTCTGCTGGAGGATCGTGGCTGGTCGCCGCAGATCAACACCGGCGCGGCCGTGATGATCCCGGACGACTATGTGCCGGACCTCAATGTGCGGCTGTCGCTGTATCGTCGCTTGTCCGACGCCGAACAGGCCGCCGACCGCGAAGCCCTGGCCGCCGAGATGATCGACCGCTTCGGCCCGCTGCCGCCCGAAACCGACAGCTTGCTCAAGGTCGTCGCCATCAAGGGCCTGTGCCGCGAGGCCAATGTCGCCAAGATCGACGTTGGTCCCAAGGGCGCGGTGGCCAGCTTCCGAGGCGACAACTACGCCAACCCGCTGGGGCTGATGCAGCATGTCGCCAAGAACAGCCTGATCTGGAAGGTCCGCCCCGACCAGAAGGTCGTCATCAAGGGCGAATGGGACACTCCGGCCCAGCGGCTGGACGCGGCGGAGAAGATCCTGACGGTCCTGGCGAAACTGGCGAAGGGGTAA